The Cololabis saira isolate AMF1-May2022 chromosome 20, fColSai1.1, whole genome shotgun sequence genome includes a window with the following:
- the LOC133420806 gene encoding tripartite motif-containing protein 16-like, with amino-acid sequence MAEKGGDVACDVCTGRKVKAVQSCLVCLASYCEKHLQPHYDAPAFKKHQLVDPSKKLQENICSLHHEVMKIFCRTDQQSICYLCSMDEHKGHETVAAATERSERQKELEVSRQQIQQRIQGREKDVELLQQEVEDINVSADKAVEDSEKSFDEVIRLLQKSSSDVKQQVRSQQEHEVSRVKDLQEKLQQEITDLKRRDAEMKQLSDTEDHNQFLHNYPSQSPLSGSTLSSSIQIRPLRYFEDVTAAVSETREKLLDLLRETWTNISLSVAEVDVLLSEPEPKTRAGFLKFSQDITLDPNTAHEQLFLSDGNRKVTLLNRQKSLSSHPDRFTTWWQVLSKESVTERCYWEVEFRGGGIRVAVAYKNISRAGSSDDCGFGHNDKSWALHCETSSYSVCHSNYQLSTRVSGPPSTRVGVYLDHGAGLLSFYSVSETMTLLHRVQTSFTQPLHAGLWLDYADENTAEFVSTIAC; translated from the coding sequence ATGGCAGAGAAAGGAGGAGACGTTGCCTGTGACGTCTGCACTGGGAGGAAGGTGAAAGCTGTCCAGTCCTGTCTGGTCTGTCTGGCCTCTTATTGTGAGAAACATCTCCAACCTCACTATGATGCTCCTGCTTTTAAAAAACACCAGCTGGTGGATCCCTCCAAGAAGCTCCAGGAGAACATCTGCTCTCTCCACCATGAGGTGATGAAGATCTTCTGTCGTACCGATCAGCAGAGTATCTGTTATCTGTGTTCAATGGATGAACATAAAGGTCATgaaacagttgcagctgcaacagAAAGATCTGAGAGGCAGAAGGAGCTGGAGGTGAGtcgacaacaaatccagcagAGAATCCAGGGCCGAGAGAAAGACGTGgagctgcttcagcaggaggtggaggacATCAACGTCTCTGCTGATAAAgcagtggaggacagtgagaaGAGCTTCGACGAGGTGATCCGTCTCCTCCAGAAAAGCAGCtctgatgtgaagcagcaggtcagatcccagcaggaacATGAAGTGAGTCGAGTCAAAGATCttcaggagaagctgcagcaggagatcactgacctgaagaggagagacgctgagatgaagcagctctcaGACACCGAGGACCACAACCAGTTCCTCCACAACTACCCCTCACAGTCACCCCTCAGTGGCTCCACACTCTCATCCAGCATCCAGATTCGTCCTCTCAGATACTTTGAGGATGTGACAGCAGCTGTGTCAGAGACCAGAGAGAAACTACTGGACCTTCTGAGAGAGACGTGGACAAACATCTCACTGTCAGTGGCTGAagtggatgttttactgtcggaaccagaaccaaagaCCAGAGCTGGATTCTTAAAGTTTTCACAAGAcatcactctggatccaaacacagctCACGAACAATTGTTTCTGTCTGATGGGAACAGAAAAGTAACACTACTGAACAGACAAAAGTCTCTTTCCAgtcatccagacagattcactACTTGGTGGCAAGTGCTGAGTAAAGAAAGTGTGACCGAACGttgttactgggaggtggaaTTTAGAGGAGGAGGAATTCGTGTTGCAGTTGCGTACAAGAACATCAGCAGGGCAGGGAGCTCAGATGACTGTGGGTTTGGACACAATGACAAATCCTGGGCGTTACATTGTGAAACAAGCAGTTATTCAGTTTGCCACAGcaactatcaactatcaactcGCGTCTCAGGTCCTCCTTCCACCAGAGTTGGAGTGTACCTGGACCACGGAGCTGGtcttctgtccttctacagcgtctctgagaccatgaccctcctccacagagtccagacctccttCACCCAGCCGCTCCACGCCGGACTCTGGCTTGATTATGCTGATGAAAACACTGCTGAGTTTGTTTCCACTATTGCTTGCTGA